One segment of Nostoc piscinale CENA21 DNA contains the following:
- a CDS encoding lysozyme: MDGVAPKKLDGSEWKLGDKITQEQANDLLIHQLENDYLPKLEKIPCWHELNENQQGALLSFGYNLGASFHGAPNFNSMTTMLNTKNWGAAREVFVKYRNPGSNVEAGLKRRRLAEADLFTRPVTN; encoded by the coding sequence TTGGATGGGGTTGCACCAAAAAAATTAGATGGTAGTGAATGGAAGTTGGGCGATAAAATTACACAAGAACAAGCCAACGATCTACTCATTCATCAATTAGAGAATGATTACCTGCCAAAACTAGAAAAAATCCCCTGCTGGCATGAATTAAACGAAAACCAGCAAGGCGCATTACTCAGCTTTGGCTATAATTTAGGGGCTAGTTTCCACGGTGCGCCCAATTTCAACAGCATGACCACAATGCTAAATACTAAGAATTGGGGTGCAGCTAGGGAAGTATTTGTCAAATACCGCAACCCAGGTTCCAATGTTGAGGCAGGATTAAAAAGGCGCAGGTTAGCCGAAGCTGATTTATTTACTCGCCCAGTAACTAATTGA
- a CDS encoding LuxR C-terminal-related transcriptional regulator, protein MMLALRCFTPKERLICELLARGMSYKAIASRLGISQRTVNYHACNIYSKLGVARKTGGLLQILQTNKISTPATVLCRSKEERLKVYQLRKEGLSMAEIAIKLKITKESVHQNISSIHGFLKSKGVKLPITYSGNNNRKCSVP, encoded by the coding sequence ATGATGTTGGCTTTACGTTGTTTCACACCCAAAGAAAGGTTGATTTGTGAATTACTTGCTAGAGGTATGAGTTATAAGGCGATCGCCTCTCGCTTGGGAATAAGTCAGAGAACAGTTAATTACCACGCCTGCAATATATACAGCAAGCTTGGGGTTGCTAGAAAGACGGGTGGTCTATTACAAATACTGCAAACCAATAAAATCAGTACGCCTGCGACAGTTTTGTGTAGAAGCAAAGAAGAACGTCTTAAGGTGTATCAGTTGAGAAAAGAGGGTTTGTCAATGGCAGAGATAGCCATTAAATTAAAAATCACCAAAGAATCTGTTCACCAAAATATTAGTTCAATACACGGATTTTTGAAATCCAAAGGCGTTAAGCTTCCAATTACATATTCGGGGAATAATAATCGCAAGTGTTCAGTTCCCTGA